Proteins encoded by one window of Mustela erminea isolate mMusErm1 chromosome 5, mMusErm1.Pri, whole genome shotgun sequence:
- the LOC116590234 gene encoding nucleoplasmin-3-like — MGHVLALVLLCRTEGPKDKRDVVGLVAWNHDRQETAVPGTHLKMSWQLKFNLVDFQLQPPVSFFLKSNSGPVQITHQHQIIAISNDVSEKRAKEEGSEEMEADLCPILPAKKQKDRP, encoded by the coding sequence atgggGCATGTGCTGGCTTTGGTCTTGCTTTGCCGCACGGAGGGGCCTAAAGATAAGCGTGATGTGGTAGGACTTGTGGCCTGGAACCATGACCGCCAGGAGACTGCCGTCCCTGGGACCCACCTCAAGATGTCCTGGCAACTCAAGTTCAATTTGGTTGACTTTCAGCTCCAACCACCTGTATCCTTCTTCTTGAAGTCCAATTCCGGTCCTGTACAGATCACCCATCAGCACCAAATTATTGCTATAAGCAATGATGTTTCtgagaagagagcaaaagaagaggGAAGTGAGGAGATGGAAGCTGACTTGTGCCCCATTTTGCCTGCTAAGAAACAGAAGGACAGGCCCTAA